The Bacteroidota bacterium genome segment ATTCACTTTATCTAATAAAAAAGTAGCGTTTATTTCTTCTATAGGCTTTTCACGTGCCGGATAAATTTCAAGCAAGATGAGTTCATCAAGTTGCTCCAGACTTCTGGCAAATTCATCGGCAAAATCGCGTGTACGGGAAAACAAATGCGGTTGAAATATGCCCGTAATTTTTTCCCCCGGGTAAAACTCTCTTACAGCCTGAATACATGCTCTCAATTCTTCCGGATGATGTGCATAATCATCAATATAAACACAATCCGGTCTATTTATTAGAATATCAAAACGACGTTCTACGCCCATATATGTTTTGAGTGCTTCCTTGATAAACTGATTTTTGATCCCATATAATTTGGCGACAGATACAGCTGCAATCACATTTTCAAGATTATGCCTGCCCGGAATCATAAATTGAAGATCATTCAGAACACCCTCAGTTGTGTGAATTTTAAATTCATAGGCAGCATTTACTATCGCGATATCGTATCCATAAAAATCAGCATTATTATCCAAGTTGTAGGTGAAACACTTTTTAGATCCTAACTCTGATTTTAATCGGTGATTGACAACCAAATGTGAATTTGGCTTGCCTTGCCCAGCAAATAATTTAAAATATTCAACCAACTGCATTTTATTATAATAAATATCCAGATGATCCGCATCCATAGAACTGATCAGGCTTATATTCGGGCTTAAACTTAAAAATGAACGATCGTATTCATCGGCCTCTGCAATGACAACTTCTGCATCAGCCGATCCAACAAAATTCGTGTTATAATTCTTTGTAATTCCGCCAACAAAAGCCGAAACTTTTATACCGGCCGTTATAAAAATATGCGCAACCAAAGATGTAATGGTTGTTTTACCATGTGTTCCCGCAATGGCAATGGTAAATTTATTTTTGCTAAGCTCACCAAGCAATGCTGATCGTTTAAGAACGGGAGTTTTGAGCGTTTTGAAATAATTAAATTGTTTATGATCGCTTGGTATCGCCGGAGTATATACAACCAAGTCTATTAATTCAGGGATTTCTGCTACTGCATCGATATAAGTTATATGAATGCCTTCCTCTTCAAGAAGCCTGGTGAGTTTGGTTTCTGTTTTATCATAACCACTTACCTTGACGCCTTTTTGCATAAAGTAACGAGCCAGGGCACTCATTCCAATGCCCCCGATGCCTATGAAATATATATGTTTCAGCTCGTTCAAATTCATGATTAATTTTTTTTACCCAACAGTTTCATAATTTCGTCAACAATAATTTCACTTGCATTTGGTATTGCAAGTTTTCCAATATTAGCTTTGAGCTTAAGTTGAAGCTCTTTGTTACCTGATAAATCTTTTAAAATTGGGCCTAACTTTTCTCCAATATTTGATTCTTTGATCATTAATGCAGCTTCAAGCTCAACCAATGCCACCGCATTTTTAGTTTGATGATCTTCTGCCGCTGATGGAAGAGGAATGAATATTACGGGGTTTTTCACCAAACACAATTCTGAGATGGCAATTGCACCAGCCCGTGAAATCACGATATCAGCAGCTGCATAGGCCAAATCCATTTTTTCGATAAACTTAAATATTTTGATCCTGTCAGATGCATTCTGTAGAGCCTTATTATAAAATGTCGTTCCTGTTTGCCAAATCAATTGCAAATCATTTTTAATAAATTCAGGCAATAAATTCTCAATGCTTTTATTGATCGCAATTGCACCCTGACTTCCACCAACCACAAAAACTACCTGTCGTGAATCCAGTTTAAAAAACTCCCTTGCCTGTTTTCGTTTTCCTGAAACATCAATCAACTCTTCTCTTACCGGGTTTCCTGTTTTGACAATTTTTTCTTTTGGAAAAAAATGATCCATATGATCATAGGCCACACAAATTGAATTTACTTCTTTAGCCAGAAGCCTGTTTGTGATTCCCGGATATGAATTCTGCTCCTGAATCAGTGTTGGAATTTTTTGTCGTATTGCCATACGTAAAGTTGGTCCGCTGGCATAACCTCCCACGCCAATCACAATATCGGGTTTAAATCTCTTGATAATTTGTTGCGCTTTAAATAAACTAAAAATCAGTTTTATCGGGAATAGTAAATTATTGATTGTTAAGCTGCGTTGGAGGCCACTGATCCATAATCCTTCAATTTTAAATCCGGCCAATGGAACCCGCTCCATTTCCATTCTTCCTTTTGCCCCAACAAATAAAATCTCAGCTGCTCCTAACCTTTTCATCAATGCCTTAGCAATAGCTATTGCCGGGAAAATATGCCCCCCGGTTCCACCTCCGCTAATGATTATTTTAGGATTGGCTCTCAACATTTTCTTGACTTTTATCTATTTTTCCTGTTAGATTAACTTCTTTACTCACACTTAAAATAATGCCAATGGATAAACTTGTAAACCAAATTGAAGTCCCACCCATACTGACCAATGGCAAAGGCTGACCCGTAACCGGTAATAAATCGACTGCAACACCCATATTTATTAAAGCCTGAAAAACCAGATTGAAAGCAACTCCAATGGTTAAAAATGCCCCAAATTTCTTTGGGATTATCGTAACAATTTTTACTGCCCTGTAAAACAAAATCATGTAAAGCAAAACGATGACACTTGCCCCGATTAATCCATATTCTTCAATAATGATGGCAAAAATAAAATCAGAATATGGATGAGGTAAAAAATTCCTTTGGGTACTGTTTCCAGGCCCTTTACCTATTATTCCTCCTGATGCGATTGCTATTTTGGATTGATCAACCTGATAAGTACTCTCACTGCTGCCATCCGGAGAAATAAAGTTTTCTATTCGGTTTTTCCAGGTTCCTATCCGTCCCTTCTTATCTCCGGAAGAATTGTAAAGAATAAAGATGAAAACAGTTAATATAACAACCCCTATCATAACCAGGGATAAAATATAAGTCATGTTTACCCGTCCAATAAACATCAGTACCAAACATGTGACAAACAGTAATGCAGCAGTTGAAAAATTAGAAGGCAAGATTAATCCACAAACAATTAAAATTGGCAACATTAATGGTACAAACGCCGATCTAAAATCCTTGATTTGATCTTGTTTTTTTGTCAGAAGGCGTGCCAGATATACGATTAAAGTAAGTTTGGCCAAATCGGATGTTTGAAAACTCAAATTAAAGGGCAAGGGCAGAACACGTTTTGCATCGTTCAAATCTATCCCAATAACCAATGTAAGGGCAAGTAAGGGAACCGCAATAAAAAGTATTATTTGAAAAATCCTGGAATAGTAGGTATAGTTAACCAGATGGGCCAAATACATGAGTCCAAAACCAAAAGCAAGTATCGTAAAATGCTTGATCATATAGTACTCCGTGTTCCCACCTTTGTATTTATAAGCCAGTGTGCCAGATGAACTATAAACAGCCAATAAAGAAAATACAGACAATAGTATCACTACCGCCCAAATTACTTTATCCCCTTTTATTTTATTTGCAAAGCTTGACATCCCAGCTATTTCTTATTATTATAACCCGTTAACGGCTTGTTTAAATTGATTACCCCTATCCTCATAATTTTCGAATAAATCGAAGCTTGCACAAGCGGGTGAAAAAAGAACAGAATCACCTCTTTTAGCCAATTGATATGAAATATTAACAGCTTCAGTGATCGATTGCGTATCAATAATTGTCTCAACTTCTCCTGCAAATGCTTCATGAATTTTTGAGTTATCCAATCCTAAACAAATAACCGCTTTAACTTTATTGCGAACCAAGGTTTTCAAAATTTCATAATCATTGTCTTTATCAATTCCTCCTGCAATCCATACAACTTTGTTCTGCATGCATTCAAGTGCATACCAAGTAGAATTTACATTTGTGGCTTTTGAATCGTTGACAAATTCGATCTCGCTTATGGATGCCACAAACTCAAGACGATGTTCGATATTTTGAAAATCCGTCAGGCATTTTTTAATTGTCTCCTTCCGAATACCTATCAATTTAGAGTTTATACCTGCTGCCATTGATTTGTAAGCTCTTTGCTTACCCTGTAATGCTAATTCTTCTAGAGTCATGTTAATTTTATTTGAGTATTTATATAAATCCTAATTATTCTATTATCTAAGTTTAAGCGTAACAATCGTAAATACTGCGAGCATGATTCCAACAATAAAAAATCGCTGAACGATTTTTGGCTCCGAATAACCCAGTACCTGAAAGTGATGATGAAGCGGTGACATTTTAAAAATTCGTTTCCCAATGCCGGACTTCCTTTTTGTATACTTGAAATAGCTTACCTGAAGTACAACCGAGAGATTTTCAACAACAAAAATTCCGCATAAAATTGGGATTAATAACTCTTTTCGAATGATAATGGCAATTACGGCTATAATCCCGCCAATAGCCAAACTTCCGGTATCGCCCATAAATACTTGTGCAGGATAGGAGTTGTACCATAGAAAACCTATGCAGGCCCCAACAAAGGCACTGATATAAATGGTCAATTCCCCTAAATTGGGGATATACATGATATTTAGGTAATTGGCAAATACGATATTTCCAGAAACCCAGGTTAAGACAGCAAGTGTAGCTCCGATAATCGCGGAAGTTCCGGTTGCCAGGCCATCCATCCCATCCGTTAAATTGGCTCCATTTGAAACAGCCATGATGATCAAGATTACAATTGGAATGAAAATCAAATAAGCTAAGTTTGCATAATCTTTGCCCATCCAGGATATCAGGATAGAATAGTCAAACTCATTATTTTTTACGAAAGGGATACTTGTTTTTGTTGATTTTACTGCATCCAGTTCAAAATTCGCTTTGGCATCACCAAGATTGATCCCCTGTGCAATTGCAGTTTCAACACTGATTTTTTCCCTTATGACAATCGAATCATTAAAATACATGACCGAGCCAACTACCAATCCTAAAATTATTTGTCCTAATAACTTAAATCTTCCGGCCAAACCTTTTTTATCTTTTCTGAATACCTTGATATAATCATCCAACAAACCAATTCCGCCTAACCAAATGGTTGTGAAGATCAAAAGCAAAACATAAATATTATCAAGTTTTACAAATAGAAGTGTTGGGATCAGGACCGCTCCTATTATGATAAGTCCTCCCATTGTTGGCGTTCCTTGTTTTTCAATTTGCCCTTCCAACCCTAAATCCCTTATCGATTCGCCAACCTGCTTTTTAACAAGCACATTTATCAGTCGCTTACCAAAAAGTAGTGAAATGATGAGAGAGAAAATTATTGCCATTGCCGCACGGAATGAGATATACTGAAATACCCCTGCACCCGGGAAGTTGAAATGCTGATCGAGATAACTGAATAAATAATAAAGCATAATTTCTGTCTTATAAATTCATTAATAATTGCTTAACAATCTCTTTTTCATCAAAAGGCAATTTTTCACCTTTAATAATTTGATATTTTTCGTGGCCTTTTCCTGCTACTAAAATGATATCGCCATCTTTCGCAAACATGATCGCAGTTTTTATTGCTTCTCTTCTATTCGTTATTGATAAAGCTTTTCTCATCTGAACTGCATCAAGTCCGGCTTTCATATCTTCAATAATTTGATCAGGATCTTCATTGCGCGGATTATCAGAAGTAAGGATGACACGATCACTATTATTGCAGGCAATTTGCGCCATAACAGGTCGCTTTAATTTGTCACGATTCCCTCCAGTTCCAATCACCGTAATGAGCTGTTCATTTCCGGTTCTGATCGACGCAATCGTTTTCAAAACATTCTCTAAAGCATCGGGTGTGTGGGCGTAATCAATTATTACGTTTATATTACTTTCATATCGTATTTGATCAAAT includes the following:
- a CDS encoding UDP-N-acetylmuramate--L-alanine ligase, producing MNLNELKHIYFIGIGGIGMSALARYFMQKGVKVSGYDKTETKLTRLLEEEGIHITYIDAVAEIPELIDLVVYTPAIPSDHKQFNYFKTLKTPVLKRSALLGELSKNKFTIAIAGTHGKTTITSLVAHIFITAGIKVSAFVGGITKNYNTNFVGSADAEVVIAEADEYDRSFLSLSPNISLISSMDADHLDIYYNKMQLVEYFKLFAGQGKPNSHLVVNHRLKSELGSKKCFTYNLDNNADFYGYDIAIVNAAYEFKIHTTEGVLNDLQFMIPGRHNLENVIAAVSVAKLYGIKNQFIKEALKTYMGVERRFDILINRPDCVYIDDYAHHPEELRACIQAVREFYPGEKITGIFQPHLFSRTRDFADEFARSLEQLDELILLEIYPAREKPIEEINATFLLDKVNLKNKYLFTNEQVLNFISDSKPKVLLTVGAGDIDKLVQPIKERLL
- the mraY gene encoding phospho-N-acetylmuramoyl-pentapeptide-transferase, encoding MLYYLFSYLDQHFNFPGAGVFQYISFRAAMAIIFSLIISLLFGKRLINVLVKKQVGESIRDLGLEGQIEKQGTPTMGGLIIIGAVLIPTLLFVKLDNIYVLLLIFTTIWLGGIGLLDDYIKVFRKDKKGLAGRFKLLGQIILGLVVGSVMYFNDSIVIREKISVETAIAQGINLGDAKANFELDAVKSTKTSIPFVKNNEFDYSILISWMGKDYANLAYLIFIPIVILIIMAVSNGANLTDGMDGLATGTSAIIGATLAVLTWVSGNIVFANYLNIMYIPNLGELTIYISAFVGACIGFLWYNSYPAQVFMGDTGSLAIGGIIAVIAIIIRKELLIPILCGIFVVENLSVVLQVSYFKYTKRKSGIGKRIFKMSPLHHHFQVLGYSEPKIVQRFFIVGIMLAVFTIVTLKLR
- the murG gene encoding undecaprenyldiphospho-muramoylpentapeptide beta-N-acetylglucosaminyltransferase, encoding MRANPKIIISGGGTGGHIFPAIAIAKALMKRLGAAEILFVGAKGRMEMERVPLAGFKIEGLWISGLQRSLTINNLLFPIKLIFSLFKAQQIIKRFKPDIVIGVGGYASGPTLRMAIRQKIPTLIQEQNSYPGITNRLLAKEVNSICVAYDHMDHFFPKEKIVKTGNPVREELIDVSGKRKQAREFFKLDSRQVVFVVGGSQGAIAINKSIENLLPEFIKNDLQLIWQTGTTFYNKALQNASDRIKIFKFIEKMDLAYAAADIVISRAGAIAISELCLVKNPVIFIPLPSAAEDHQTKNAVALVELEAALMIKESNIGEKLGPILKDLSGNKELQLKLKANIGKLAIPNASEIIVDEIMKLLGKKN
- a CDS encoding FtsW/RodA/SpoVE family cell cycle protein; its protein translation is MSSFANKIKGDKVIWAVVILLSVFSLLAVYSSSGTLAYKYKGGNTEYYMIKHFTILAFGFGLMYLAHLVNYTYYSRIFQIILFIAVPLLALTLVIGIDLNDAKRVLPLPFNLSFQTSDLAKLTLIVYLARLLTKKQDQIKDFRSAFVPLMLPILIVCGLILPSNFSTAALLFVTCLVLMFIGRVNMTYILSLVMIGVVILTVFIFILYNSSGDKKGRIGTWKNRIENFISPDGSSESTYQVDQSKIAIASGGIIGKGPGNSTQRNFLPHPYSDFIFAIIIEEYGLIGASVIVLLYMILFYRAVKIVTIIPKKFGAFLTIGVAFNLVFQALINMGVAVDLLPVTGQPLPLVSMGGTSIWFTSLSIGIILSVSKEVNLTGKIDKSQENVESQS